The Scomber scombrus chromosome 22, fScoSco1.1, whole genome shotgun sequence genome has a window encoding:
- the LOC134004309 gene encoding bestrophin-3-like isoform X1 encodes MTVTYSSKVANATFFGFHRLLLRWKGSIYKLLYREFTVFALLYTVLSVIYRLVLTNDQKRLFEKLSMYCDKYAEQIPVTFVLGFYVTLVVNRWWNQFVNLPWTDRLMFLISSCVQGKDEYGRLLRRTLVRYVNLTSLLIFRSVSTAVCKRFPTMDHVVEAGFMTPEERKVFENVPSPHLKYWIPVVWFSNLASKARQEGRIQDSHDLQSILKEMNQFRTWCATLFGYDWVGIPLVYTQVVTLAVYTFFFACLIGRQFLDPAQCYQGHDLDLYVPVFTLLQFFFYSGWLKVAEQLINPFGEDDDDFEANWIIDRNLQVSLLAVDEMHMNLPHMTKDIYWNDSEARPPYTLAAADYCIPSFLGSTSDMGLSEILHLDEADVTDNGPRQQDSVMTRRQESVLGRVRRLLSVQEPPELQPPRAIFKRHSSDATGSFFPDFRINPGSEDMGPPSFLVKPPPVMDSLSTLKEVSSNPPSPETSPSAVFPQLVVSPPLSSDVCHNVDYSGDGEAAKHHNGLDTSPTEELPVLDTPRSSFSVCCSPTQLGPKEFRWTSLSVRPPTRPRGRQFSLQFSRQTSKASVRSLPSPTGLGRRRRCLARFQSRRSPGPQSDTLQLPDPDYNQEFQGTAGTEDDEKEETNSTDDTASNNTQSQSSEKDQNSHTGT; translated from the exons GCTCGTCCTCACCAACGACCAGAAGAGACTGTTCGAGAAACTTTCCATGTACTGTGACAAATACGCAGAGCAGATCCCGGTCACCTTCGTACTGG gTTTTTATGTGACTCTGGTGGTGAATCGATGGTGGAATCAGTTTGTTAACCTGCCCTGGACGGACAGACTCATGTTCCTCATCTCCAG CTGTGTTCAGGGTAAAGACGAATATGGCCGCCTGCTGCGCCGGACGCTTGTACGTTACGTTAACCTGACGTCGCTCCTCATTTTTCGCTCCGTCAGCACAGCAGTCTGTAAACGCTTCCCGACCATGGACCACGTGGTCGAAGCAG GTTTTATGACTCCAGAGGAGAGAAAGGTGTTTGAGAATGTCCCCTCTCCTCACCTGAAGTACTGGATTCCTGTCGTCTGGTTCTCTAACCTGGCGTCTAAAGCTCGGCAGGAAGGACGCATCCAAGACAGCCATGACCTGCAGAGCATTCTCAAG gAGATGAATCAGTTCAGGACTTGGTGTGCAACTCTTTTTGGCTACGACTGGGTGGGCATCCCACTGGTCTACACACAG GTTGTGACTTTAGCCGTCTACACGTTCTTCTTCGCTTGTCTGATTGGTCGACAGTTCCTTGATCCCGCCCAGTGTTACCAGGGTCATGACCTCGACCTTTACGTCCCTGTTTTCACCCTGCTACAGTTCTTCTTCTACTCCGGCTGGCTGAAG gTAGCAGAGCAGCTGATTAACCCGTTCGGAGAGGACGATGACGACTTTGAAGCTAACTGGATCATCGACAGGAATCTTCAG GTGTCTCTTCTGGCTGTGGATGAGATGCATATGAACCTGCCTCATATGACCAAAGACATTTACTGGAACGACAGCGAGGCGCGTCCGCCATACACACTGGCTGCTGCTGACTACTGTATCCCTTCTTTCCTGGGTTCCACCAGTGACATGGG ACTCTCCGAAATCCTCCACTTGGACGAAGCTGATGTTACTGACAATGGGCCCCGGCAACAGGACTCTGTTATGACTCGGCGCCAAGAATCG GTTCTGGGTCGAGTCCGCCGGCTGTTGAGCGTTCAGGAGCCTCCTGAACTTCAACCTCCTCGAGCCATCTTTAAACGACATAGCAGCGATGCAACAGGCAGCTTCTTCCCAGATTTCAG GATCAATCCAGGTTCAGAGGACATGGGTCCACCCTCCTTCTTGGTCAAGCCCCCACCTGTCATGGACTCGCTGTCCACCCTGAAGGAAGTCAGCAGCAATCCACCCTCCCCTGAAACCTCCCCGTCTGCCGTTTTCCCCCAGTTGGTCGTCAGTCCACCTTTGTCCAGTGATGTCTGTCACAACGTGGACTATTCTGGCGATGGTGAAGCAGCAAAACATCACAATGGGCTGGATACGTCCCCGACTGAGGAGCTGCCAGTCTTGGACACTCCAAg ATCCAGCTTCTCAGTTTGTTGTTCCCCGACTCAATTGGGACCCAAAGAGTTTCGATGGACATCACTCAGTGTTCGCCCACCAACCCGGCCACGAGGTCGCCAGTTCTCCCTCCAGTTTTCCAGGCAGACATCGAAGGCCTCAGTTCGCAGCCTGCCAAGCCCCACCGGTTTGGGTAGGCGGAGACGATGCCTGGCTCGATTCCAGTCTCGACGCTCACCCGGTCCACAATCTGACACTCTGCAACTCCCTGACCCCGACTATAACCAGGAGTTTCAGGGTACTGCAGGGACTGAAGATGATGAGAAAGAAGAAACCAACAGTACTGATGACACTGCAAGCAACAACACCCAGTCGCAGAGCTCGGAAAAAGATCAGAACAGTCACACAGGAACATAA
- the LOC134004309 gene encoding bestrophin-3-like isoform X2 — protein sequence MTVTYSSKVANATFFGFHRLLLRWKGSIYKLLYREFTVFALLYTVLSVIYRLVLTNDQKRLFEKLSMYCDKYAEQIPVTFVLGFYVTLVVNRWWNQFVNLPWTDRLMFLISSCVQGKDEYGRLLRRTLVRYVNLTSLLIFRSVSTAVCKRFPTMDHVVEAGFMTPEERKVFENVPSPHLKYWIPVVWFSNLASKARQEGRIQDSHDLQSILKEMNQFRTWCATLFGYDWVGIPLVYTQVVTLAVYTFFFACLIGRQFLDPAQCYQGHDLDLYVPVFTLLQFFFYSGWLKVAEQLINPFGEDDDDFEANWIIDRNLQVSLLAVDEMHMNLPHMTKDIYWNDSEARPPYTLAAADYCIPSFLGSTSDMGLSEILHLDEADVTDNGPRQQDSVMTRRQESVLGRVRRLLSVQEPPELQPPRAIFKRHSSDATGSFFPDFRINPGSEDMGPPSFLVKPPPVMDSLSTLKEVSSNPPSPETSPSAVFPQLVVSPPLSSDVCHNVDYSGDGEAAKHHNGLDTSPTEELPVLDTPSFSVCCSPTQLGPKEFRWTSLSVRPPTRPRGRQFSLQFSRQTSKASVRSLPSPTGLGRRRRCLARFQSRRSPGPQSDTLQLPDPDYNQEFQGTAGTEDDEKEETNSTDDTASNNTQSQSSEKDQNSHTGT from the exons GCTCGTCCTCACCAACGACCAGAAGAGACTGTTCGAGAAACTTTCCATGTACTGTGACAAATACGCAGAGCAGATCCCGGTCACCTTCGTACTGG gTTTTTATGTGACTCTGGTGGTGAATCGATGGTGGAATCAGTTTGTTAACCTGCCCTGGACGGACAGACTCATGTTCCTCATCTCCAG CTGTGTTCAGGGTAAAGACGAATATGGCCGCCTGCTGCGCCGGACGCTTGTACGTTACGTTAACCTGACGTCGCTCCTCATTTTTCGCTCCGTCAGCACAGCAGTCTGTAAACGCTTCCCGACCATGGACCACGTGGTCGAAGCAG GTTTTATGACTCCAGAGGAGAGAAAGGTGTTTGAGAATGTCCCCTCTCCTCACCTGAAGTACTGGATTCCTGTCGTCTGGTTCTCTAACCTGGCGTCTAAAGCTCGGCAGGAAGGACGCATCCAAGACAGCCATGACCTGCAGAGCATTCTCAAG gAGATGAATCAGTTCAGGACTTGGTGTGCAACTCTTTTTGGCTACGACTGGGTGGGCATCCCACTGGTCTACACACAG GTTGTGACTTTAGCCGTCTACACGTTCTTCTTCGCTTGTCTGATTGGTCGACAGTTCCTTGATCCCGCCCAGTGTTACCAGGGTCATGACCTCGACCTTTACGTCCCTGTTTTCACCCTGCTACAGTTCTTCTTCTACTCCGGCTGGCTGAAG gTAGCAGAGCAGCTGATTAACCCGTTCGGAGAGGACGATGACGACTTTGAAGCTAACTGGATCATCGACAGGAATCTTCAG GTGTCTCTTCTGGCTGTGGATGAGATGCATATGAACCTGCCTCATATGACCAAAGACATTTACTGGAACGACAGCGAGGCGCGTCCGCCATACACACTGGCTGCTGCTGACTACTGTATCCCTTCTTTCCTGGGTTCCACCAGTGACATGGG ACTCTCCGAAATCCTCCACTTGGACGAAGCTGATGTTACTGACAATGGGCCCCGGCAACAGGACTCTGTTATGACTCGGCGCCAAGAATCG GTTCTGGGTCGAGTCCGCCGGCTGTTGAGCGTTCAGGAGCCTCCTGAACTTCAACCTCCTCGAGCCATCTTTAAACGACATAGCAGCGATGCAACAGGCAGCTTCTTCCCAGATTTCAG GATCAATCCAGGTTCAGAGGACATGGGTCCACCCTCCTTCTTGGTCAAGCCCCCACCTGTCATGGACTCGCTGTCCACCCTGAAGGAAGTCAGCAGCAATCCACCCTCCCCTGAAACCTCCCCGTCTGCCGTTTTCCCCCAGTTGGTCGTCAGTCCACCTTTGTCCAGTGATGTCTGTCACAACGTGGACTATTCTGGCGATGGTGAAGCAGCAAAACATCACAATGGGCTGGATACGTCCCCGACTGAGGAGCTGCCAGTCTTGGACACTCCAAg CTTCTCAGTTTGTTGTTCCCCGACTCAATTGGGACCCAAAGAGTTTCGATGGACATCACTCAGTGTTCGCCCACCAACCCGGCCACGAGGTCGCCAGTTCTCCCTCCAGTTTTCCAGGCAGACATCGAAGGCCTCAGTTCGCAGCCTGCCAAGCCCCACCGGTTTGGGTAGGCGGAGACGATGCCTGGCTCGATTCCAGTCTCGACGCTCACCCGGTCCACAATCTGACACTCTGCAACTCCCTGACCCCGACTATAACCAGGAGTTTCAGGGTACTGCAGGGACTGAAGATGATGAGAAAGAAGAAACCAACAGTACTGATGACACTGCAAGCAACAACACCCAGTCGCAGAGCTCGGAAAAAGATCAGAACAGTCACACAGGAACATAA
- the nots gene encoding nothepsin, whose amino-acid sequence MMKVLLVFLSLWIWTSSAVVRVPLKRVRTIRTHLRANGLLEDFLKDHRPDMFNRRYAQCFPPGTPSLRLGRSSEKLYNFMDAQYYGDISLGNPEQNFSVIFDTGSADLWVPSSYCVSQACALHKRFRAFESTTFRHDGRMFGIHYGSGHLLGVMGRDTLKVGSVITQSQEFGESVYEPGAAFVMAKFDGVLGMAYPALAEILGNPVFDSMMAQKVVDEPVFSFYLTRKTSGSNLEGELLLGGIDEGLFNGPINWLPVTAKGYWQIKIDSVAVQGANAFCHNGCQAIVDTGTSLIAGPTNDILALQQLIGASLTNIGEFIVDCVRLSSLPHVTFVLGGIEYTLTAENYIRREMLGDRELCFSGFQAVDIVTAEGPLWILGDVFLTEYYSIFDRGQDRVGFAATKH is encoded by the exons ATGATGAAAGTGTTGTTGGTATTCCTGTCGCTCTGGATATGGACGAGCTCAGCGGTGGTCAG ggtcCCTCTCAAGCGGGTCCGCACCATTCGTACCCATCTGAGAGCCAACGGCTTGCTGGAGGACTTCCTGAAGGATCACCGTCCTGACATGTTCAACCGGCGCTACGCTCAGTGTTTTCCACCTGGAACACCATCACTGCGACTCGGACGCTCCAGCGAGAAGCTTTACAACTTCATGGAT gcTCAGTATTACGGTGATATCAGTTTGGGGAACCCCGAGCAGAACTTCTCTGTGATTTTTGACACCGGCTCAGCTGACCTCTGGGTGCCATCGTCCTACTGCGTCAGCCAGGCCTGCG caCTGCACAAGCGTTTTAGGGCTTTTGAGTCAACCACGTTCCGTCATGATGGTCGGATGTTTGGGATTCACTATGGATCAGGACACCTGCTGGGAGTCATGGGCAGAGACACCCTGAAG GTTGGGAGTGTGATCACGCAGAGTCAGGAGTTCGGGGAGTCAGTCTATGAGCCCGGTGCTGCATTTGTCATGGCCAAGTTTGATGGTGTCCTAGGGATGGCTTACCCTGCCCTGGCTGAGATCCTAGGAAACCCTGTTTTTGACAGCATGATGGCGCAGAAGGTGGTGGACGAGCCAGTCTTCTCCTTCTACCTCACCAG GAAAACAAGTGGCAGCAACCTAGAGGGCGAACTGTTGCTAGGCGGAATAGACGAGGGGTTGTTCAATGGACCAATCAACTGGCTTCCTGTTACTGCTAAGGGATACTGGCAGATAAAGATAGACAG tgtggcGGTTCAGGGTGCGAATGCGTTCTGTCATAATGGTTGCCAGGCGATTGTCGATACAGGAACCTCCCTCATTGCTGGACCGACCAATGACATCCTCGCCTTGCAGCAGCTGATTGGAGCCTCGCTCACAAACATTGGAGAG TTTATTGTTGACTGTGTCAGGTTATCCAGTTTGCCTCATGTGACTTTTGTCCTGGGAGGAATAGAGTATACGCTGACCGCTGAGAACTACATTAGGAGG GAGATGCTTGGTGACAGGGAGTTGTGTTTCAGTGGTTTCCAGGCAGTAGACATAGTTACCGCCGAGGGTCCTCTGTGGATTCTGGGAGATGTATTTCTGACGGAGTATTACAGCATCTTCGACAGAGGACAGGACCGGGTTGGCTTTGCAGCTACAAAGCATTGA